In Nocardioides cavernae, a single genomic region encodes these proteins:
- a CDS encoding DAK2 domain-containing protein, whose protein sequence is MEHVTHGITLDGVARFVDIATDALSSAREEIDALNVYPVPDGDTGTNMFLTVSAARDGLREALASDPGLSLGDGMAVLARAALMGARGNSGVILSQMLRAYVRHLAGAAIADKPAETIAAAMAEATEASYAAVGAPVEGTILSVSRAASDAALEAAGRGARTRDVFTAAAAAARAALARTPEQLDVLAQAGVVDAGGRGLCVVLDAVETTATGRRPTPWSAPIGTHLIPVAAAPPGDDLTEDGPGYEVMYLLDADDQHVADLRATLATLGDSLVVVGGDGLWNVHVHVDDVGAAIEAGITAGRPHRIRVTHFADQVAAGPQPGSTRASTRAGRKVVAVAAGPGLAALFESAGAVVVTGGPGQRPSTGQLLEAITGCGAAEVVVLPNDGDTVRAAEIAARTAEVEHDVSVEVIPTQAQVQGLAAVSVHEPGRAFDADVREMTATARHARHGAVTVAARRAITMAGACEPGDALGVIAGDFAVVGSDLEEVATDVLERLLAGGGELVTIVSGEDGEDLAQRVAAHVERRHPHVDVAVHDGGQPRYPLLVSVE, encoded by the coding sequence ATGGAGCACGTCACCCACGGCATCACGCTGGACGGCGTCGCGCGGTTCGTCGACATCGCGACCGACGCGCTGTCCTCGGCCCGCGAGGAGATCGACGCGCTCAACGTCTATCCCGTGCCCGACGGTGACACTGGCACCAACATGTTCCTCACCGTCTCCGCGGCCCGCGACGGGCTGCGCGAGGCCCTCGCGAGCGACCCCGGGCTGTCCCTCGGCGACGGGATGGCCGTGCTCGCCCGTGCCGCGCTCATGGGGGCGCGCGGCAACTCGGGGGTGATCCTCAGCCAGATGCTGCGCGCCTACGTGCGCCACCTCGCCGGCGCTGCGATCGCCGACAAGCCGGCGGAGACGATCGCCGCGGCCATGGCCGAGGCGACGGAGGCCAGCTACGCCGCCGTCGGCGCGCCTGTCGAGGGCACGATCCTCAGCGTGTCGCGCGCCGCGTCCGACGCCGCCCTGGAGGCGGCCGGCCGTGGAGCGCGCACCCGCGACGTGTTCACCGCGGCGGCCGCGGCGGCGCGCGCGGCCCTCGCCCGTACGCCGGAGCAGCTCGACGTGCTGGCCCAGGCCGGGGTCGTCGACGCCGGCGGCAGGGGCCTGTGCGTCGTGCTCGACGCGGTCGAGACGACGGCCACCGGGCGCCGGCCCACGCCGTGGTCGGCGCCGATCGGCACCCACCTCATCCCCGTCGCGGCAGCGCCCCCGGGCGACGACCTCACCGAGGACGGCCCGGGCTACGAGGTGATGTACCTCCTCGACGCCGACGACCAGCACGTCGCCGACCTCCGCGCGACGCTCGCCACGCTCGGCGACAGCCTCGTCGTGGTCGGCGGCGACGGCCTGTGGAACGTCCACGTGCACGTCGACGACGTCGGCGCCGCCATCGAGGCCGGGATCACCGCCGGTCGTCCGCACCGCATCCGGGTCACCCACTTCGCCGACCAGGTCGCCGCAGGTCCCCAGCCCGGCTCGACCCGCGCTTCGACCCGCGCCGGCCGCAAGGTCGTCGCGGTCGCCGCAGGTCCGGGGCTGGCCGCGCTGTTCGAGTCGGCGGGCGCGGTCGTCGTGACCGGGGGGCCGGGACAGCGTCCCTCCACCGGCCAGCTGCTCGAGGCCATCACCGGATGCGGCGCCGCTGAGGTCGTGGTGCTCCCCAACGACGGCGACACCGTGCGCGCCGCGGAGATCGCGGCCCGCACGGCCGAGGTCGAGCACGACGTCTCCGTCGAGGTCATCCCGACCCAGGCGCAGGTGCAGGGCCTGGCCGCCGTCTCCGTGCACGAGCCGGGTCGCGCCTTCGACGCCGACGTCCGGGAGATGACCGCGACCGCCCGTCACGCCCGGCACGGCGCCGTCACCGTCGCCGCCCGCCGTGCGATCACGATGGCCGGCGCGTGCGAGCCCGGCGACGCGCTCGGCGTGATCGCCGGCGACTTCGCCGTCGTCGGCTCCGACCTCGAGGAGGTCGCCACCGACGTGCTCGAGAGGCTCCTGGCCGGTGGCGGCGAGCTGGTGACGATCGTGTCGGGCGAGGACGGCGAGGACCTCGCCCAGCGGGTCGCCGCCCACGTCGAGAGGCGCCACCCGCACGTCGACGTCGCCGTCCACGACGGCGGGCAACCGCGCTACCCGCTGCTCGTCAGCGTCGAGTGA
- a CDS encoding ATP-dependent DNA helicase RecG: MVAITPDSPIGAVFGNSHKKRKLAEEGLGLETVGDLLRHFPRRYVAATELTEVATPVVGDQLTIVGEVRSCESAPFFSGNRRQFRTTVRVRTDGPDFSITLFSPYASLAERHEAEFRPGSRAIFTGKVKQYRGSWQLEQPHGFALDGDEAVSMSKLIPIYPLTAKLYSWDLQKVVSAALDLVTGVPDVLTPELRERFEVLDVMQALRWVHAPDDWKQVGAAQKRFRFEEALVLQLVLARRRAAHRAQGARARTRRDDGLLAAFDARLPFELTGGQREIGDLVADELGRDHPMNRLLQGEVGSGKTLVALRAMLQVVDAGGQAALLAPTEVLAQQHHRSISAMLGDLAQGGMLGGDADATQIVLLTGSMGKAARQEAMLRIVTGEAGVVIGTHALLEDKVEFADLGLVVVDEQHRFGVEQRAALTDKAGTPPHVLVMTATPIPRTVAMTVFGDLETSVLAELPAGRAPIQTNVVPLADQPTWIDRVWQRVREEVEQGHQAYVVCPRISGDAGEEGETDQLDFDEDGADITPRRPLAAVEDVHAELVAGPLAGLRTAVLHGRMAPDDKDRTMRAFAAGDIDVLVSTTVIEVGVDVHNATTMVLLDADRFGVSQLHQLRGRVGRGGLPGLCLLVSHADLGTPARERLDAVAATTDGFELSRVDLEQRREGDVLGANQSGFRSGLVTLRVLRDEKTIVRARNAAEALLSEDPALAHAPALADVVAEVERSAASEFMEKG; this comes from the coding sequence ATGGTCGCGATCACCCCGGACAGCCCGATCGGCGCGGTGTTCGGCAACAGCCACAAGAAGCGCAAGCTCGCCGAGGAGGGCCTCGGGCTGGAGACGGTCGGTGACCTGCTGCGCCACTTCCCCCGTCGCTACGTCGCCGCCACCGAGCTCACCGAGGTCGCCACGCCCGTCGTCGGCGACCAGCTGACGATCGTCGGCGAGGTGCGTTCGTGCGAGAGCGCACCGTTCTTCAGCGGCAACCGCCGCCAGTTCCGTACGACGGTGCGGGTCCGCACCGACGGCCCCGACTTCTCCATCACGCTGTTCAGCCCCTACGCCAGCCTGGCCGAGCGCCACGAGGCCGAGTTCCGCCCGGGCAGCCGGGCGATCTTCACCGGCAAGGTCAAGCAGTACCGGGGGAGCTGGCAGCTCGAGCAACCCCACGGCTTCGCCCTCGACGGCGACGAGGCGGTCTCGATGAGCAAGCTCATCCCGATCTATCCCCTCACCGCCAAGCTCTACTCCTGGGACCTGCAGAAGGTCGTCTCCGCCGCGCTCGACCTGGTGACCGGCGTGCCCGACGTGCTCACCCCCGAGCTGCGCGAGCGGTTCGAGGTGCTCGACGTGATGCAGGCGCTGCGCTGGGTCCACGCCCCCGACGACTGGAAGCAGGTCGGCGCCGCCCAGAAGCGCTTCCGCTTCGAGGAGGCGCTGGTGCTCCAGCTCGTCCTGGCCCGGCGCCGGGCGGCGCACCGTGCCCAGGGTGCGCGCGCCCGCACCCGCCGCGACGACGGGTTGCTGGCCGCCTTCGACGCGCGGCTGCCGTTCGAGCTGACCGGTGGCCAGCGCGAGATCGGCGACCTGGTCGCCGACGAGCTGGGCCGGGACCACCCGATGAACCGCCTCCTGCAGGGCGAGGTGGGCTCCGGCAAGACGCTCGTCGCGCTCCGCGCGATGCTCCAGGTGGTCGACGCCGGGGGGCAGGCCGCGCTGCTCGCCCCGACGGAGGTGCTCGCCCAGCAGCACCACCGCTCGATCTCGGCGATGCTCGGCGACCTCGCCCAGGGCGGCATGCTCGGCGGCGACGCCGACGCCACCCAGATCGTGCTGCTGACGGGGTCGATGGGCAAGGCGGCCCGTCAGGAGGCGATGCTGCGCATCGTCACCGGCGAGGCCGGCGTCGTCATCGGCACCCACGCCCTCCTCGAGGACAAGGTGGAGTTCGCCGACCTCGGCCTCGTCGTCGTCGACGAGCAGCACCGCTTCGGCGTGGAGCAGCGTGCGGCGCTGACCGACAAGGCCGGCACGCCGCCCCACGTGCTCGTCATGACCGCCACCCCGATCCCGCGCACCGTCGCGATGACCGTCTTCGGCGACCTCGAGACGTCCGTCCTCGCCGAGCTGCCCGCCGGGCGGGCGCCCATCCAGACCAACGTCGTCCCGCTGGCCGACCAGCCGACGTGGATCGACCGCGTCTGGCAGCGGGTGCGCGAGGAGGTCGAGCAGGGCCACCAGGCCTACGTCGTGTGCCCGCGGATCTCGGGCGACGCGGGGGAGGAGGGCGAGACCGACCAGCTCGACTTCGACGAGGACGGCGCCGACATCACGCCCCGGCGGCCGCTCGCGGCGGTGGAGGACGTCCACGCCGAGCTGGTGGCCGGCCCCCTCGCCGGGCTCCGCACCGCCGTCCTGCACGGACGCATGGCGCCCGACGACAAGGACCGCACGATGCGCGCCTTCGCTGCCGGCGACATCGACGTGCTCGTGTCGACCACGGTCATCGAGGTCGGCGTCGACGTCCACAACGCCACGACGATGGTGCTCCTCGACGCCGACCGGTTCGGCGTCTCCCAGCTCCACCAGCTGCGCGGTCGGGTCGGCCGCGGCGGCCTCCCCGGGCTCTGCCTGCTGGTCTCCCACGCCGACCTCGGCACGCCCGCCCGCGAACGACTCGACGCCGTGGCGGCGACCACCGACGGCTTCGAGCTCAGCCGCGTCGACCTCGAGCAGCGCCGCGAGGGCGACGTGCTGGGCGCCAACCAGTCGGGCTTCCGCTCCGGTCTCGTCACACTTCGGGTATTGCGCGACGAGAAGACGATCGTCCGTGCCCGGAACGCCGCGGAGGCGCTACTCTCCGAGGATCCGGCGCTCGCACACGCGCCCGCCCTGGCCGACGTCGTCGCCGAGGTGGAGCGCTCCGCGGCGTCGGAGTTCATGGAGAAGGGCTGA
- the rsmD gene encoding 16S rRNA (guanine(966)-N(2))-methyltransferase RsmD, giving the protein MTRIIGGTAGGRRLETPRGQTTRPTSDRVREALFSAIESRTGSLDGLRFLDLYAGSGAVGLEAWSRGAGVVTMVEHDRRTASLIARNAATLGFSRARVVATSVASFLASPPAAPYDVVFADPPYPMSDQDVDADLAALVDHGWLVPGALVVVERAAKRTVVSWPPGLEEDRTRRYGETTLWYGHATVAP; this is encoded by the coding sequence ATGACTCGCATCATCGGGGGCACGGCGGGGGGCCGCCGGCTCGAGACGCCGCGCGGCCAGACGACCCGTCCCACGAGCGATCGGGTGCGCGAGGCGTTGTTCTCCGCGATCGAGTCGCGCACCGGCTCGCTCGACGGGCTGCGCTTCCTCGACCTGTACGCCGGCTCCGGCGCCGTGGGGCTGGAGGCGTGGTCGCGGGGCGCCGGCGTCGTGACGATGGTGGAGCACGACCGGCGCACCGCATCGTTGATCGCCCGCAACGCCGCCACCCTCGGCTTCTCGCGCGCCCGGGTGGTCGCGACCTCCGTGGCGTCGTTCCTCGCGTCGCCTCCCGCCGCGCCCTACGACGTGGTCTTCGCCGACCCGCCCTACCCGATGTCCGACCAGGACGTCGACGCCGACCTGGCCGCGCTGGTGGACCACGGCTGGCTCGTGCCGGGTGCCCTGGTGGTCGTCGAGCGGGCGGCCAAGCGCACCGTCGTCAGCTGGCCGCCCGGCCTCGAGGAGGACCGCACACGGCGCTACGGCGAGACCACGCTTTGGTACGGTCACGCCACCGTGGCCCCCTGA